GTGGTGGTATTTGGCGAAAGACAGGATGGCGCAGTTATGGCCAAGGGGATACGTAAAATAGACGATACGTTCGAACATTCGCGCCGTCCCGGTCCGCGCATGCATTTTCGCGTGCCGCTTCCGGATACGAGATAAATAATCGGTCTTGGTTTACGCTTATTAACGTATTATTCGCTATGTTCAACTCCATAAAATTATTCGCGGTCGGGCATAAATTGATCTCCGGCCTGGTTATTTTGGGACTTGTGGGCGGGGGCTGGTGGGCCTACGCCAAATTCGGCGGTGAGACGGCACAGACGCGTTATGTGCTCGCGGCCGCGACCAAGAGCACTATAATTTCGGCCATTTCGGGGACCGGCCAGGTTGCCTCGAACGACCAGACGGATCTTAAATCGAAGGCGTCGGGCGAAATAGTATCGCTCCGCATGGCCAACGGGCAAGCGGTAAAAGCGGGCGACCTCTTGGCGCAAATAGATACGAAGGATGCCTTAAAGGCGGTGCGGGATGCGGAGACCTCTCTTGAGACGGCGCGTCTTTCGCTCGAAAAGCTTTTGGAGCCGCCGGATGCGCTCGCGCTTCTGCAATCGCGGAATTCGCTGGCGCAGGCGAAGGAAGCGAAAAAAAGCCACGAGGACGATCTGAAAAAATCGTATGACGACGGCTTCACCGATGTAGCGAACGCCTTTCTCAACCTGCCTGCCACGATGACGGGGCTGGAGAGCATACTTTTTGGATACGTCATTAACGGCTACCAGTGGAACGTGGACGCGTATGCGGATCTGGTAAAACAGTATGATGAGCGCATCATTATCTATCGCAATGACGCGATGGCCGCGCAGGAGGCTGCGCGCGCCGCATTCGATAAAAACATGGCGTCGTATAAGGCATCCGGCCGCGACTCGAGCACGACGGAGATAGAGGCGCTGCTGGCGGAAACATATGCAACCTCGAAAGCGTTGGCGGAGGCGGTAAAGGATGCATCGAACCTGGTGGATTTTGTAAACGATATTTTAACCACTCGCAATCTCAAAGTGCCGACGACTCTTGCCGTGCACAGATCGAGTCTCTCGGGTTATACCGGAACATTGAACGGCAATCTCTCCACGCTTCTCGGCCAAATTGCGGCCATTGCCGACGCCAAGAGCGCGTTGGTGAACGACGATCGCTCGATAGAAGAAAAAACGCAATCGCTTGCGAAACTGGAAAAAGGCCCGGATGCGCTCGATATCCGTTCGCAGCAAATAACCGTACAGCAAAGGCAAAATACGCTGACGGATGCACGCCTGGCCCTTGCGGACTATGCCATCCGCGCGCCGTTCGACGGCATTATCGCCTCGGTGAAAGCGAAGAAGGGAGACTCGGCAAGCCCCGGCACGATTCTCGCAACGCTTCTTGGCAACGGGCAGATGGCCGAAATTACGTTGAACGAAGTGGACGTGGCGAATATCAAGACGGAACAGAAGGCCACGCTCACCTTCGATGCTATCGAGGATATTTCGCTTACGGGCCGGGTAGCGGATATCGATACGCTGGGCACCGTGAGCCAGGGCGTGGTCAATTACACGGTCAAGATCGTGTTCGATACTAAAAATGACCGCATCAAATCGGGCATGTCGGTTTCGGCCGCGATCGTGACGGGTGCCAAGCCCGACGTGTTGGCAGTACCGAATGCCGCAGTCAAAACCCAGAACGGCCAAAGCTACGTGGAAATTTTGGATACGCCCATCCGTTCGACCGGCAATTCGTTCACTTCTGCGGCTTCGCCCACGCGCGTAAACGTGGGGACGGGCATGGCTTCGGATACGCTGACGGAAATAACCGAGGGACTTAA
The genomic region above belongs to bacterium and contains:
- a CDS encoding efflux RND transporter periplasmic adaptor subunit, whose product is MFNSIKLFAVGHKLISGLVILGLVGGGWWAYAKFGGETAQTRYVLAAATKSTIISAISGTGQVASNDQTDLKSKASGEIVSLRMANGQAVKAGDLLAQIDTKDALKAVRDAETSLETARLSLEKLLEPPDALALLQSRNSLAQAKEAKKSHEDDLKKSYDDGFTDVANAFLNLPATMTGLESILFGYVINGYQWNVDAYADLVKQYDERIIIYRNDAMAAQEAARAAFDKNMASYKASGRDSSTTEIEALLAETYATSKALAEAVKDASNLVDFVNDILTTRNLKVPTTLAVHRSSLSGYTGTLNGNLSTLLGQIAAIADAKSALVNDDRSIEEKTQSLAKLEKGPDALDIRSQQITVQQRQNTLTDARLALADYAIRAPFDGIIASVKAKKGDSASPGTILATLLGNGQMAEITLNEVDVANIKTEQKATLTFDAIEDISLTGRVADIDTLGTVSQGVVNYTVKIVFDTKNDRIKSGMSVSAAIVTGAKPDVLAVPNAAVKTQNGQSYVEILDTPIRSTGNSFTSAASPTRVNVGTGMASDTLTEITEGLNEGDMIITQTIAASASGAAAAQTGLRIPGFGGGSGGGAFRR